The Punica granatum isolate Tunisia-2019 chromosome 4, ASM765513v2, whole genome shotgun sequence genome has a window encoding:
- the LOC116205743 gene encoding eukaryotic translation initiation factor 4E-1, whose product MAAEELKSSSAPETDEHPASCVINPGPDGDSDPEEGEIVGEVDSAESKGAVANQPHPLEHSWTFWFDSGSSKTKQAEWGASMRPIYTFSTVEEFWSLYNNIHHPSTLAVGVDLYCFNHKIEPKWEDPVCANGGKWTVNFNRYKSDTCWLYTLLAMIGEQFDHGDEICGAVVNVRGKQERISLWTKNASNESAMVSIGKQWKEFLDHNETIGFIFHDDAEKYAKNAKNRYTV is encoded by the exons ATGGCGGCGGAAGAGTTGAAATCGTCTTCGGCTCCCGAGACTGACGAGCATCCGGCAAGTTGCGTCATCAACCCTGGTCCTGACGGCGACTCGGACCCGGAAGAGGGGGAAATCGTCGGGGAAGTGGATTCCGCGGAGAGCAAAGGGGCGGTGGCGAATCAGCCCCACCCGCTCGAGCACTCATGGACCTTCTGGTTCGACTCCGGCTCCTCCAAGACGAAGCAGGCGGAATGGGGCGCCTCGATGCGTCCGATCTACACTTTCTCCACCGTTGAAGAGTTCTGGAG TCTCTACAACAACATACATCACCCTAGTACATTGGCTGTTGGAGTGGACTTATATTGCTTCAATCATAAGATTGAACCAAAATGGGAGGATCCTGTGTGTGCTAATGGAGGGAAATGGACTGTGAACTTCAATAGATATAAGTCTGATACATGCTGGCTCTACACG CTGCTGGCAATGATTGGGGAACAATTTGATCATGGAGATGAGATTTGTGGAGCAGTTGTCAATGTCAGGGGAAAGCAGGAGAGGATCTCTCTTTGGACAAAAAATGCTTCAAATGAATCTGCCATG GTGAGTATTGGGAAGCAATGGAAGGAGTTCCTCGATCACAATGAGACCATCGGATTTATCTTCCAT GATGATGCTGAAAAATACGCCAAAAACGCCAAGAATCGTTACACGGTGTGA
- the LOC116205742 gene encoding uncharacterized protein LOC116205742, whose translation MDLEFQESDIIFSSDHQSTREVDDNSNVPGIDTSARKGRGKSKKSLGKKTMKKMMIQSVPVDIPCNFFQHKREPGNRDEFYDYYDDDEEMVPPHMIVGRRIAGKIAFSVCTGIGRTLKGRDLSEVRNSILRLTGFLES comes from the coding sequence ATGGATCTCGAGTTCCAAGAATCCGATATCATCTTCTCGTCTGACCATCAAAGCACCCGTGAAGTCGATGATAATTCGAACGTACCCGGAATCGATACGAGTGCCCGGAAGGGACGTGGCAAGTCGAAGAAGTCATTGGGCAAGAAGAccatgaagaagatgatgatccAGTCGGTCCCCGTCGACATTCCCTGCAATTTCTTCCAGCACAAAAGGGAACCGGGTAACAGAGATGAATTCTATGATTATTATGATGACGACGAGGAGATGGTGCCGCCACACATGATAGTGGGGCGGAGGATCGCCGGGAAGATAGCCTTCTCGGTGTGCACTGGGATCGGGCGGACACTAAAGGGAAGGGATCTAAGCGAAGTCAGGAATTCGATACTCCGGTTGACCGGCTTTTTGGAATCATGA